The Microcystis aeruginosa NIES-843 sequence ATTCTCGTCTTGGGATTATTGGTGTTTATTATCCGTCGTTCTGCCAATGCTTCCGGTCAAGCGATGAACTTCGGTAAATCAAGGGCGCGGTTTCAGATGGAGGCGAAAACTGGCATAGAATTTAATGATGTGGCGGGTGTGGATGAGGCCAAGGAAGATCTAGAGGAAGTGGTGACATTCCTCAAACAACCAGAAAAATTTACGGCTATTGGCGCAAAAATCCCGAAAGGAGTCCTGTTAATTGGTCCCCCGGGGACGGGAAAAACTTTACTGGCTAAAGCGATCGCGGGAGAGGCGGGAGTACCTTTTTTCAGCATCTCCGGGTCGGAATTTGTGGAGATGTTTGTCGGGGTTGGTGCGTCGCGAGTGCGAGATCTGTTCCGAAAAGCCCAGGAAAATGCCCCTTGTTTGGTTTTTATCGATGAAATTGATGCCGTTGGTCGTCAAAGAGGGATCGGTTATGGGGGAGGTAATGATGAACGGGAACAAACCCTGAACCAATTATTGACGGAAATGGACGGTTTTGAGGGAAATACTGGCATTATCGTCATTGCCGCCACCAACAGGCCTGATGTTTTGGATTCGGCCTTGCTGCGTCCGGGTCGTTTTGACCGACAGGTGGTGGTGGATTATCCAGATTCTAAGGGACGTTTGGCCATTTTGGAGGTCCATTCTCGCTATAAAAAGGTGGCTGCTGATGTGGCTCTGGAGGCGATCGCCCGGCGCACCCCCGGTTTTACTGGGGCAGATTTGGCGAATATGCTCAACGAAGCGGCGATTTTTACCGCTAGACGGCGCAAAGAGGCGATTACTATGGAGGAGGTCAACGATGCGATCGATCGGATTGTGGCCGGTATGGAAGGGCGAGCTTTAGTGGATAGTAAAGCCAAGCGTTTGATCGCCTATCATGAAGTCGGCCATGCGATTGTCGGTACTCTCTGTCCCGGTCACGATCAAGTGGAAAAAGTCACCCTGATTCCCCGGGGGCAAGCGCAGGGGTTAACTTGGTTCACTCCTGATGAAGAACAGGGTTTAACCAGTCGTTCCCAGTTATTAGCCCGAATTGCGGGATTATTAGGGGGACGGGTGGCGGAGGAATGTGTCTTCGGTGAGGATGAAGTGACTACCGGGGCCGGTAATGATATTGAAAAAATCACCTATCTGGCCCGACAGATGGTAACGCGTCTGGGAATGTCGGAATTGGGATTGATTGCTCTAGAGGAGGAGGGCAATTCCTATCTCGGTGGTGCTGCTGCTGGTTATCATGCCGACCATTCTTTCGCGATGATGGCGAAAATTGATTCACAAGTACGGGAACTTGTCAAGCAATGCCACGATTTAGCAACAAAACTTATCCTTGACAATCGTGTGGCGATTGATCGCTTGGTGGATATACTGATTGAACAGGAAACCATTGACGGCGACGAATTCCGGCGTTTATTGACGGAATTTCAGCAACAAGCGGCTCGGTCAATGGTGACTACGGTTTAATTTGCCCTTCGTCTCCTCGCTTCGATTCAGGGGTTAGGAGACGATTTCAGCAGACAATCTGCTAAGCTAAACGGCGCTTAACCTGCATGATCCAACAGCTATAACCCTTTTGGAGTCTATATCGGTGATCCGAAGTAAAAGCCGTTTAGCTTAATCAGTCGGACAAAGCCAGAATTAACGACTAACATTGTGAGCGGGAATTTTATTAATGGAATGGCCGTTATGATTGCCTTTGGTGGAGGCAATAATATTAGCTTCTAAAGCTGAAGTCATCTCGGCCAACATTTCTAGATTGAAACGATAGCCGACGTTGCGGACGGTTTGAATTAAATTAGGTTGCCTGGGATCGGTTTCGATTTTTTTCCGCAGAGAGAGAACATGAGTATCAATTGTCCGGGGATTATCGATTTCCTCGGGCCAAGCGCGACGCAGTAAATCGGCTCTTGATAGGGGTGTTCCCTCCGCTTGGGCTAAAACGTAGAGTAGGCTAAATTCTTGGGGGGTTAATTCGATATACTCCCCGCGAAATTGTACCCGTCTTTGGGCTAAATCTATTTTTAATTGCCCATAATCCAAGTGTAGGGGAGCAGCCCTACTGCCTAAACGACGGGTTAACACTTCTACCCTAGCCATAAATTCTTGCATTCCAAAGGGCTTTTTCAGGTAGTCGTCGGCCCCAGCTTTTAAACCATTGACCACATCTTTTTCGCCATTGCGGGCCGAGAGAATCAGTATTAAAGACTGTTTTTGTTGATAAAGCCAACGGCAGAGTTCGATCCCATCCCCATCTGGCAAGTCGGAATCGATAATTGCTAAGGTTGGTTGACGATGAAGGAAAGTTTGACGCGCACTTTGCAGGGTTGCCGATTGATTAACCAAATAACCGGCCTGTTGCAGATGCCAAGCTAATAGCGATCGCAAGTGCGGGTTGCCCTCAACAATAGAAATATGGATCGATACCACTTGAGTTTCTGCCCCATTACTGCACAGATTGACACATTGTCAGGGTATCAGAATTAATGTCAAGATGTTGTAACAATCGTAACATTCGTTAGCTGTCAGCTTTTTTCTCCCTGCTCCCATCTCCCCCCGCAACGCGCACGAAGTGGTCTCCCCATCTCCTCTTATGCTCAAAAAAAACTCGTTTACTTTTGCGTAAACGAGTTTACTTTCCATGATATGATTAATAGTCCTGGGAATTATTTGGCAACTGCTACCGGTGCTTTGACGGGCTGGGGCTGGGGCTGCAGGTCGCGCAAACTTGGGAAAAGGAAGTGGTTTTCCTCCACATATTGCGCTCCAAACAGTCCTTTTTCAGCCCAGAAATAGCGATCGGTTGTATGCTCGTTACGCTTAACAATCAATAAAGCTGGTGGGCTAATGCCTATAGCTTGAATATACTTACGCGCCGCAGTTACGGGTTTATCTTCGCCACTTTCAATACTATACTGGGGTATAAGTTCAAGTATCTTACGTCCTTCTTGACGACGGCGACTTTTACGTTTCCGTTTTCTGGCCAACCCAATTACCTCCTGTTTTGGCTAATCGTTGTAATGATAGTTACAAAAGCCGTAGCAATTATATCTGTTCTAGACCAAGAAATCAAGTGTCTCTCACAAACCCAATTACAGACAAGTTTGACTAGAAGCTAGACTGAGACTAGGTTTAAGTTTTTGTTACAAAAACACACCCACAAATATCGATACAAAACTTATTATTCTTAAACTTTTTTTAATATATACCGTGATCCACCCCGAAAATAGTGACCAAACCCTTGTCCTAATTGCTTTTTGCCGGTTGCCCTCGACTCAAGAGGAGGGTCATTCTCCCCTATGTAAACTGGGAAACAAAACTCGCAACCCTAGCTGTATCTAGGTTTTCTGATTTTTTACTTTTTACTTTCTTGGTATGCCCTTCTCCTCCCCCTCCCGGACTCCCCTGAGTGATGATTTTATTGCCCTCTGTCAGACACAGATGGAACTTTTGCGAGAGCAAATGGAAACGGACAGAAGTGCGGTTTATTTAACTGAACCTTTATCGAGTAATTTAATTCCAGTCGTTGTTTATCCGCCTTTTAATCCCCCTTCTCCCCAAAAAAAGCGGCTTTCCTTACAACCGGGGCAACCGGCGGCAGACTTGTTAACTGCGGTTAAGTTAGAAGATTTATCCCACCTCTGGGGTAATCAGGAGACCGTCAGCAGTCATCGCTTGTTTTTACCCTTAATGTATGAAGAGGGCATGATCGGATTATTGGTGACAACCAGAGAAAAACGACCTTGGCAAAGTTGGGAATTAACCCGGATGGAAAAAATCACCCAAACCCTCGCTTTGGCCTGTGTACTCGATCGCCAATTAGGAGAAGAACGTTATTATCGACAATGGCAACGTCAGCGCCTCGATACCTTTCTCCATCAAATCCGCAATCCCCTCACCGCTTTAAAAACCTTTGGTAAACTTCTGCTCAAAAGGCTTTTAGCCGAAGAAGGTAACGATCCCGCCATTACTGGTATTCTGAGGGAAAGCGATCGAGTTCGGGACTTAATCGCCGAATTTGAGGCACAAATTCAGCAAGAAAGCGAAAATTACCCCACCGTCGATATTCCTCTCCTGCAAGCGCAATCTTCCCCCACCGCCTTTCTCTTGCCTGCTGGCAGCGGCCAACTAGCTCCGATCGATCTCCATGATATTCTCGATCCGCTGCTCCTTTCGGCCCAGGCCGTAGCCAAAGAGAGAAATCTCAGTCTAGAAACGATTCACGGGGAAGACATACCACTTATTTGCGCCAATATCCCCGGTTTGCGGGAAGTATTCAGCAATTTAATTGATAATGCCCTCAAATATACTCCTGCTGGCGGAAAAGTCACCGTCGAGGTGCAGAATGTTAAGAATAGTGTAGAAATTGTTTTTAAAGACACGGGTTATGGTATAGCGAGGAGCGATCAAGAAAGAATTTTTCAACGTCACTACCGGGGAGTGCAAGCAGGGGGAGATATACCCGGTACAGGATTGGGTTTAGCGATCGCTAAAGAATTAATTACCAGCATGGGGGGGACGATTGAATTTATCAGTCCCAATCCCGAGCAAACAAGTTCCCTCTACCCCGGCACGGTTTTTCGGGTTCATATACCAGTTATAGCCGATGATAACCTCAGTATAGAGGGATGATCTGGTCGTCAATTCTGCCTATTTTCTCGATCGGGAGATTCCGGGGGCGATCAGTTAAAATATATCGAAAATATCAGTATTACTGGTAACTTGGCCGTGAAGCAAAGAATTATAGTCATTTCAAATAAGTGTGAGACGAGGGAAAAATAAGGTAAAATCAAGAGAAACGAGCAACCCATACAGAAAAATGTCTTATAGCCTAGACTTGAGAAAAAAAGTAATCGATTATGTAGAGAATGGGGGAAGCATAACCAAAGCCGCCGCTCTATTTAATATAGGAAGAGCGACGATATATAGATGGCTAGGTAGGGAAAAACTGGAAGCAACAAAGGTAAAACACCGTCAGAGAAAGCTGGACTGGAAAGCACTGTCAAAAGATGTCCAAGAAAATCCCGAGGCAAGATTAAGAGACAGAGCCGAGAAATTTGGAGTGAGACCAAGTGCCATTTGCTATGCCTTAAAAAACATGAAAGTTACCAGAAAAAAGAAGGAACTTCGTTATAGAGAAAGAAACCGAGAAGAAAGAATGAAATACTACAGAGTGCTGAGAGAATTGATTAAAATATATGGAAGTGAAAGCCTTGTATTTATTGATGAGTCAGGGTTTGAAGAATTTCAAGCCTGTTTTTATGCTTGGTCAAAAAAAGGGAAGAAAGTCTTTGGAGATAGACAAGGAAAACGAGGAAAAAGAGAGAACCTTGTCGCTGGTAGAAGAAAGGGAAAAAAAGACTTTATTGCACCGATGGTATTTACGAGAAGCCTGAATGCCGAAGGTTTTGAAGGGTGGTTATCTTTATATTTGTTGCCCTCTCTAACCATAACATCAGTATTAATTATGGATAATGCACCAATTCATCGGAAGACAGTCATTAAACAACTGGTAGAGGAAGCAGGTCATCAGGTCGTGTTTTTGCCAAAATACTCTCCTGATTTAAATGATATCGAACATGATTTTAGTGCATTAAAGAGGGCAAGAATGTATGCTCCTGTGGGGACACCCCTTGATGAAATTATTCGTACTTATTGTGTCGCCTAGTGTCTCGTTCTTATTTGAAATAACTATAACTAATTATGCCGACTATCGAACAATTAGAACCCGCTAATAAGGCCGATGTGGTAGTATATATGCCCTACTATGCCAAGGACAAACATAGTATCCTGCCCTATGCGATCGCTTTGTATCAAGCAGGATCTTTAGAAGGTCGTCGTCCCATAGAAAACAGTCAAGGGATTCCCTTTGTAGCGTCTTGGTATGTATCAAAATTGCCCTCGGAATTGACCCGTTGTCGTTTACAATTTGAAGGACAGGCCGACCTAAGCTATGAGATGACGATTATTAACGCCGAGTTGATCGAATATCTCATCGATGCGATTAAAACCTTTAAGCAGCTAGGTTCGGCCGACTTTTCGCAGGGATTTTATCGGAAACTGCTGCGATTTGAAGAATAAAAGTCGGGATTTTACGGGTTAAAAGGAGCAAATCGTGGCGAAATCAGCCAAATCTATACTCATCTCTTCCCTGGAACCCCTCAGTGGTAAATCGGGAACTATCGTCGGTTTAGCGCATCTCTTGCGGCAAAAAGGCCTAGAGATAAGTTACGGCAAACCAGTGGGCAATTGTCCGGGCTACGTCGATGGGCAATTGGTCGATGAGGATGTAGAATTTATCCAGCAATTACTAGAATTATCCCCCGAGCAGCTGCGTTTACCCCTGATCTATACGGATATGGATTCCGTTGCTAAACGTCTGCAAGGTGCAGATAAACAGGACTACGGCAATATTCTTGCTGGCTATCTCGATCGGGTTAACAGTGATATTGCCCTCCTCGAAGGGCCGGGGACTCTCTGGGAAGGGAGTATTTTTCAGTTATCGATGGGGGAGATGGCCAAAATTCTCCAGACTCCGATCCTATTGGTGGCCCGCTATAGTTCTCCCCTGATTGCCGATAGTCTGCTGAAAGCGCAACAGGAATTAAATAATCAGCTGCTGGGGGTAGTAATTAGTGATATCCCCGCCGATGATTGGGATGAAGTACAATCTCTCCTTAAACCCTATCTCGCTGGCCAAGGTGTGGAAGTTTTAGGACTGTTACCCGCTAGTAAACTGATGCGCAGTATTAGTGTTCGGGAAATTGTCCATCTTTTAGAGGCCAAAGTATTATGTCGGCCCGATCGTTTGGATTGGATGGTAGAAAGTTTAGCGATCGGGGCAATGAATGTCAACGCCGCTTTAGAATATTTTCGCAAGGGGGAAAATATGGCTGTGATTACGGGTGGCGATCGCACAGACCTACAGTTAGCTGCCCTAGAAACTTCTACCACCTGTTTGATCTTAACTGGTTCCATCTCTCCAGATCCCCTGATTCTGGGCCGGGCCGAGGATTTAGAAGTACCGATTCTCTCGGTAAATTTAGATACTCTCACCACCGTGGAAATCGTCGATCGGGCCTTCGGGAAGATTCGCTTACAGGAACAGGTAAAAGTCGCTTGTATTCGAGAATTAATGGAGGAACATTTCCAGATCGATCGCCTGTTAGAAAAGTTAACAACAGGGGGGTAATTTCTCCCTGGCTGCCGAGAATTTCACTGGAAACCCCTTCATGAGTCTATCATCCTCCCCTGTGTCCCCTCCGGTCAAAGAAAATGACTGGAGCTTATTATTAACATTACTTCCCTACGCAAAAAAGCAAAAAGCCCTGCTATTTTGCTCATTAATACTTCTTTTTCCCCTATCTCTCACGGGGGCGATCCAACCCTTAATTATCGGTCAAGCGGTCTCCCTTTTGCAAAAGGAACAAACTTGGGATTTTTTGGCTCAAATGCCCTTAACAGCAGCCATTAATACCCTAATTATTATCCTGTCAGCTTCGATTATTTTACGACTGATTTTAGGGACAATGCAAGGTTATCTAGTGCAGAAAGTCGGTCAGTCAATTACTGCTAATGTCCGGGAAGATTTATTTACCCATGTCACCTCCCTTTCCTCCAGTTTTTTTGATCGCTCTCCCGTGGGACGTTTAGTCACTCGTTTAACCAGCGATGTGGAAGCATTAGGAGAAGTTTTTGCTAGTGGGGCGATCGGAGTTGTCAGTGATTTGGTCAATATTTTAGTTATTATCATCACCATGTTTACCCTGCAATGGCAATTAGCTCTATTGTTGGTGTTGATGTTATTTCCCGTCACTGCTTTAATTATCTTTTTTCAAAAACAATACCGCATCGCTAACTATCAAGTACGCGAGGAATTATCAAAACTTAATGCCCAATTACAGGAAAATATAGTCGGAGTTAATATTGTTCAATTATTTCGCCGCGAACGCTTTAATGCTGAAATGTTTCGCGCTATCAATACTCACTATCGTCAATCCCTAGATAAAACAATTTTTTATGATTCTGCTGTCTCGGCCACTTTGGAATGGATCGGATTAATTGCCGTGGGAGGAGTATTATGGTTAGGCGGGATTTTTATTCTCCAGAAAACCATTGATTTTGGGGTTTTATCAGCTTTTATTTTATTCTCCCAACGTCTCTTTAATCCCCTGCGTCAGTTTGCCGAAAAATTTACTATGTTTCAATCGGGTTTTACTGCTATAGAACGAATTGGTGAATTAATTAGTATTCCCATTGAAATCACCGATTCTAACAATTATAAAGAGATTTACTTCCCAGAAAAACGTCAAACTGGCGAGATTATTTTTGAAAATGTTTGGTTTGGTTATAAACCCGATGAATATATTATCAAAGGTCTCAATTTTACCATTCATCCAGGGGAAAAAGTCGCTTTAGTTGGTCCCACCGGTGCGGGAAAAAGTTCGATTATTCGTCTTCTCTGTCGTCTTTACGAACCAAGTAAGGGCAGAATTCTAGTGGATGGTATCGATATCCGTTATCTTCCCCAAGCGGAATTAAGACGTTATATCGGTGTCATTCTCCAAGAAACTTTTCTCTTTGCCGGAGATGTTACTCGCAATATTACTTTAGGGGAAAATTATGATTTTGAGCAAGTGAAGGCAGCAGCTAAATTAACTAATATCGATCACTTTATCGAGGAGTTACCCGATGGTTATCATACCCTTTTACGGGAACGAGGCGCAAATTTATCGGGAGGACAAAAACAATTACTCGCTTTTGCGAGAGTCGCTATTCGTAACCCCGAAATTTTAGTTTTAGATGAAGCTACCGCTAGTTTAGACGTGGGGACAGAAGTATTAATTCAAGAAGCTTTAGAACAGATTTTAGTCAATCGTACTGCTATTATTATCGCCCATCGTCTCTCCACTATTCGCGATGTCGATCGAATTCTTGTCCTTAAACGCGGGGAATTAGTCGAATCGGGAACCCATGAAGATTTATTAACCGAAGACGGCCTCTACGCTAGTTTATATAAACTGCAAATGTTAGGCACAGATAGTTAACAGTTATCAGTGATCGGTTATCAGTTATCAGTTATCAGATTAAAGTGATAAGTGATAAGTTTTAAGTTTTAAATGATATTATTCGCCGATCAATCTTCACTAATTACTGTTTACTGATTACTGTTTACTGTTTACTGTTTACTGTTTACTGTTTACTGATCACTGACAAATCCCCCACTTCCCACTTCTCACAATGCCTTCGCCAGAATCTGCTCCGCTATTATCACAACTGCAAAAAAAAGTCAATAGTTTAGATGTACCATTTTATGCACCAGGGCATAAGCAGGGGGAAGGAATCGGGGAAGATTTAAGTAATTTACTGGGAAAAAGCGTCTTTAAAGCCGATTTACCCGAATTACCCGACCTTGATAATTTGTTTGCCCCGACGGGGGTGATTAAAGAAGCGCAAATTTTAGCAGCCGAGACATTTGGGGCAGATAAAAGCTGGTTTTTAGTCAATGGCTCCAGTTGTGGCATTATTGCGGCGATTTTAGCCACTTGCGGCGAGGGAGATAAAATTATTTTGGCGAGAAATATTCATAAATCGGCAATTTCGGGCTTAATTCTCTCTGGGGCGCAGCCTATCTTTATCAATCCCGAATATAATCCCACTATCGATCTAAATTTAAATATAACCCCCCAATCCCTCGAAAATGCCCTGAAACTTCATCCCGACGCCAAAGCGGTGATGGTAGTCTCTCCCACCTATCAAGGGGTTTGCTGTGACTTAGAAACTATCGCCCAGATTACCGATCATTATTCTATCCCGCTGCTCGTCGATGAGGCTCACGGGGCGCATTTTGCCTTTCATCCCGATTTACCTCCGGCTGCCCTGTCTCTCGGCGCTGATATGGCTATTCAGTCCACCCATAAGGTTTTAGGGGCCTTAACTCAAGCATCAATGTTACACTTAAAAAGCGATCGCATTAGTTCCGAAAAAGTCGATCGAGCCTTACAATTAGTTCAAACCACTAGCCCTAGTTATTTGCTTCTCGCTTCCCTTGATAGTGCTAGAAAGCAAATGGCGACGCAAGGACTAGATTTACTGACCAAAACCCTCGATTTAGCCGCTTCGGCCCGAAAAGAACTCGATAAAATCCCTAATATCTCTGTTTTAGACTTTCCCCATTCTATCCCGGGTTGTCACTGGTTCGATCGCACTCGTTTAACGGTAATCGTCAAAGATTTTGGCTTAACTGGTTACGAAATAGACGATATTTTGCGAGAAAAATACGCCGTCACCGCAGAATTACCGACTTTAAGCCAACTTACTTTTATTATCTCCATCGGCAATCATCGCGAACACATTAATCGCCTAATTACTGCTTTTCAATGCCTTAAATCCCCTTCCTCTACCAGTTTACCCCCCACTCCTCCCCCAGTCACGGGAAATTTGGCTATTTCTCCTAGAAAGGCTTTTTTTGCCCCTACAGAGATAGTATCCCAGAAAAATGCCCTCGATCGTCTTAGTGCTGATGTTATCTGTCCCTATCCCCCCGGTATTCCCGTTTTGATGCCGGGAGAGTTAATTTCTCAGGAAATCCTCGACTATCTGCAAACTATTTTAGACCTCGGTGGCACGATTACCGGCGGTAGTGATGATAATTTAACTACTTTCAGGGTTTTAAAATAATCGCAAAATTATCTGATATATTAACCGGAAAAAGGCGGTAATAGCAATTGCTCCGATGGCTGCCATCACGGCAATGATAGCAATTTCAGGAAAATTTAGGCTTCCTTGCAGTTGCGAAAGAAAGAAGATGAGGGTGAGGGTAATTGCTGCTAGAATCGGTAAATCTCTCCCTTCAATCACTTTTTTAAATAATGCCAAAACTAAGCCACCTAAGATCATAAAAGCGATGACAATTCCTAGCGAGGGGAGTAAACTATTTAAGGCAATTACTAATAATGTCCCCTCAAATCCTGTAAAGGCAGCATTAGCGAAGGTTTCCCCAAGAGAAAAGCGGGAAGTTTTTCTAATCACTGGAGAAGCTGGAGGGGATGGAGGAATTGGGGAAGCTGGAGGAGATGGGGAAGATGGAGGAATTTGAGAAGCTGGAGGAGATGGGGGAGGTGTATTTAAAGCGGTTAAAACTTCTCCACAGGATTGAAATCTATCCAGGGGATTTGCTAGTAACATTTTATTGAATACTCTTGCTAAATCTGCACTGATGTTGGGGGCATAATTTTGCCAATTCCAGACCTGTTTTTGGGGATCGTATAGATCATCAGGATCGCGATTAGTTAAGAGTATAACACAGGTAGCTGCTAGGGCATATAAATCTGTGGCTGCCGATACCTGATTGCCTAATTGTTGTTCGGGAGGAGCAAATCCAGCTGAGTAAATTGTTGTGGATTTCTCTT is a genomic window containing:
- the ftsH gene encoding ATP-dependent zinc metalloprotease FtsH — translated: MDQKSPLTVVRAKSAKNRGRRPVWKGIVTTWMILQTFGHVTPAWSQKNQNTLTYGELLEKIDQGKVKKVEINPSLQQAAVTLVGQTDKDPPKEVNLFDQNPELIKKLDAEKIEYGILPSTDNSALINVLTNLLVIILVLGLLVFIIRRSANASGQAMNFGKSRARFQMEAKTGIEFNDVAGVDEAKEDLEEVVTFLKQPEKFTAIGAKIPKGVLLIGPPGTGKTLLAKAIAGEAGVPFFSISGSEFVEMFVGVGASRVRDLFRKAQENAPCLVFIDEIDAVGRQRGIGYGGGNDEREQTLNQLLTEMDGFEGNTGIIVIAATNRPDVLDSALLRPGRFDRQVVVDYPDSKGRLAILEVHSRYKKVAADVALEAIARRTPGFTGADLANMLNEAAIFTARRRKEAITMEEVNDAIDRIVAGMEGRALVDSKAKRLIAYHEVGHAIVGTLCPGHDQVEKVTLIPRGQAQGLTWFTPDEEQGLTSRSQLLARIAGLLGGRVAEECVFGEDEVTTGAGNDIEKITYLARQMVTRLGMSELGLIALEEEGNSYLGGAAAGYHADHSFAMMAKIDSQVRELVKQCHDLATKLILDNRVAIDRLVDILIEQETIDGDEFRRLLTEFQQQAARSMVTTV
- a CDS encoding response regulator transcription factor, yielding MVSIHISIVEGNPHLRSLLAWHLQQAGYLVNQSATLQSARQTFLHRQPTLAIIDSDLPDGDGIELCRWLYQQKQSLILILSARNGEKDVVNGLKAGADDYLKKPFGMQEFMARVEVLTRRLGSRAAPLHLDYGQLKIDLAQRRVQFRGEYIELTPQEFSLLYVLAQAEGTPLSRADLLRRAWPEEIDNPRTIDTHVLSLRKKIETDPRQPNLIQTVRNVGYRFNLEMLAEMTSALEANIIASTKGNHNGHSINKIPAHNVSR
- a CDS encoding DUF3155 domain-containing protein — translated: MARKRKRKSRRRQEGRKILELIPQYSIESGEDKPVTAARKYIQAIGISPPALLIVKRNEHTTDRYFWAEKGLFGAQYVEENHFLFPSLRDLQPQPQPVKAPVAVAK
- a CDS encoding GAF domain-containing sensor histidine kinase is translated as MPFSSPSRTPLSDDFIALCQTQMELLREQMETDRSAVYLTEPLSSNLIPVVVYPPFNPPSPQKKRLSLQPGQPAADLLTAVKLEDLSHLWGNQETVSSHRLFLPLMYEEGMIGLLVTTREKRPWQSWELTRMEKITQTLALACVLDRQLGEERYYRQWQRQRLDTFLHQIRNPLTALKTFGKLLLKRLLAEEGNDPAITGILRESDRVRDLIAEFEAQIQQESENYPTVDIPLLQAQSSPTAFLLPAGSGQLAPIDLHDILDPLLLSAQAVAKERNLSLETIHGEDIPLICANIPGLREVFSNLIDNALKYTPAGGKVTVEVQNVKNSVEIVFKDTGYGIARSDQERIFQRHYRGVQAGGDIPGTGLGLAIAKELITSMGGTIEFISPNPEQTSSLYPGTVFRVHIPVIADDNLSIEG
- a CDS encoding IS630-like element ISMae21 family transposase; amino-acid sequence: MSYSLDLRKKVIDYVENGGSITKAAALFNIGRATIYRWLGREKLEATKVKHRQRKLDWKALSKDVQENPEARLRDRAEKFGVRPSAICYALKNMKVTRKKKELRYRERNREERMKYYRVLRELIKIYGSESLVFIDESGFEEFQACFYAWSKKGKKVFGDRQGKRGKRENLVAGRRKGKKDFIAPMVFTRSLNAEGFEGWLSLYLLPSLTITSVLIMDNAPIHRKTVIKQLVEEAGHQVVFLPKYSPDLNDIEHDFSALKRARMYAPVGTPLDEIIRTYCVA
- the ebsA gene encoding type IV pilus biogenesis protein EbsA yields the protein MPTIEQLEPANKADVVVYMPYYAKDKHSILPYAIALYQAGSLEGRRPIENSQGIPFVASWYVSKLPSELTRCRLQFEGQADLSYEMTIINAELIEYLIDAIKTFKQLGSADFSQGFYRKLLRFEE
- a CDS encoding phosphotransacetylase family protein; translation: MAKSAKSILISSLEPLSGKSGTIVGLAHLLRQKGLEISYGKPVGNCPGYVDGQLVDEDVEFIQQLLELSPEQLRLPLIYTDMDSVAKRLQGADKQDYGNILAGYLDRVNSDIALLEGPGTLWEGSIFQLSMGEMAKILQTPILLVARYSSPLIADSLLKAQQELNNQLLGVVISDIPADDWDEVQSLLKPYLAGQGVEVLGLLPASKLMRSISVREIVHLLEAKVLCRPDRLDWMVESLAIGAMNVNAALEYFRKGENMAVITGGDRTDLQLAALETSTTCLILTGSISPDPLILGRAEDLEVPILSVNLDTLTTVEIVDRAFGKIRLQEQVKVACIRELMEEHFQIDRLLEKLTTGG
- a CDS encoding ABC transporter ATP-binding protein, encoding MSLSSSPVSPPVKENDWSLLLTLLPYAKKQKALLFCSLILLFPLSLTGAIQPLIIGQAVSLLQKEQTWDFLAQMPLTAAINTLIIILSASIILRLILGTMQGYLVQKVGQSITANVREDLFTHVTSLSSSFFDRSPVGRLVTRLTSDVEALGEVFASGAIGVVSDLVNILVIIITMFTLQWQLALLLVLMLFPVTALIIFFQKQYRIANYQVREELSKLNAQLQENIVGVNIVQLFRRERFNAEMFRAINTHYRQSLDKTIFYDSAVSATLEWIGLIAVGGVLWLGGIFILQKTIDFGVLSAFILFSQRLFNPLRQFAEKFTMFQSGFTAIERIGELISIPIEITDSNNYKEIYFPEKRQTGEIIFENVWFGYKPDEYIIKGLNFTIHPGEKVALVGPTGAGKSSIIRLLCRLYEPSKGRILVDGIDIRYLPQAELRRYIGVILQETFLFAGDVTRNITLGENYDFEQVKAAAKLTNIDHFIEELPDGYHTLLRERGANLSGGQKQLLAFARVAIRNPEILVLDEATASLDVGTEVLIQEALEQILVNRTAIIIAHRLSTIRDVDRILVLKRGELVESGTHEDLLTEDGLYASLYKLQMLGTDS
- a CDS encoding aminotransferase class I/II-fold pyridoxal phosphate-dependent enzyme; amino-acid sequence: MPSPESAPLLSQLQKKVNSLDVPFYAPGHKQGEGIGEDLSNLLGKSVFKADLPELPDLDNLFAPTGVIKEAQILAAETFGADKSWFLVNGSSCGIIAAILATCGEGDKIILARNIHKSAISGLILSGAQPIFINPEYNPTIDLNLNITPQSLENALKLHPDAKAVMVVSPTYQGVCCDLETIAQITDHYSIPLLVDEAHGAHFAFHPDLPPAALSLGADMAIQSTHKVLGALTQASMLHLKSDRISSEKVDRALQLVQTTSPSYLLLASLDSARKQMATQGLDLLTKTLDLAASARKELDKIPNISVLDFPHSIPGCHWFDRTRLTVIVKDFGLTGYEIDDILREKYAVTAELPTLSQLTFIISIGNHREHINRLITAFQCLKSPSSTSLPPTPPPVTGNLAISPRKAFFAPTEIVSQKNALDRLSADVICPYPPGIPVLMPGELISQEILDYLQTILDLGGTITGGSDDNLTTFRVLK
- a CDS encoding serine/threonine-protein kinase codes for the protein MEVICTRPHCPRPRNQCPDLDDSNRLTSIEQKYCTTCGMPLILGGRYLPERLLGQGGFGAAFLAVDRYSPKKAKCVLKQFQPSGNLSPQALEKAKNLFFQEAHVLEDLGREHPQIPDLYAFFPLTVKNQLTGKEEQFFYLAQEYIDGKNLEEILQQQQKPFQESEVKNILKELLLILKFIHENGSIHRDIKPSNIMRSQNGRLYLLDFGAVKQATNNPSNTQEKSTTIYSAGFAPPEQQLGNQVSAATDLYALAATCVILLTNRDPDDLYDPQKQVWNWQNYAPNISADLARVFNKMLLANPLDRFQSCGEVLTALNTPPPSPPASQIPPSSPSPPASPIPPSPPASPVIRKTSRFSLGETFANAAFTGFEGTLLVIALNSLLPSLGIVIAFMILGGLVLALFKKVIEGRDLPILAAITLTLIFFLSQLQGSLNFPEIAIIAVMAAIGAIAITAFFRLIYQIILRLF